In the Candidatus Eisenbacteria bacterium genome, ACCGGTGTCCCGATCCGGACGTGCTCGTAGACGCGAACGACGTCGGCGTTCCGCATGCGGACGCATCCGCCGCTGACGGGTTTGCCGAGCAGCTCCGGGTGCGGCGTCCCGTGGATGCCCGTCTCCCACCCGTCGCCGTGCGCGAACCGGATCCAGCGTTCGCCGAGCGGATTCGTCGGCCCCGGCGGGATGCGCGCGATGACGTGCGCGTGGTCGTTCGGATCGATCTTCGCGAAGTCGGGGTGCTCGATCATGTCCTCGACCTGGAACTTCCCGATGGGCGTCTCGTGCCCTTCGCGGCCGACCGCGATCGGGAACGACTCGGCGGGCGTCCGGGGATCGCCGTGGATCAGGTAGAGTCGCCGTTCGCCCACCTTCAGCAGAAGTCGGGTGGTCGGGGTTGGTGGCGGTGCCGGCTGCTGGGCGTGGAGCGCCGGCGACGCTGACGTGGGGCCGCAGGCGATCGGTCCGCCGGCGAGGAGGAGCGCGATCGCAGCGACCGCGGACGTCGCTACTCGAGCCCTCGCGAAGGGCGACGGGTCTCGTTCAGAACTCGACATGGAACGGCGGCGTACCGAGCGCGGTCATCGGAAAGGCCGTCGTGAGGGGGCGATGACGACAAGCCCGCCGACGAGTGCCCTCATGCCTGCTCCCTACCACGGCGGGAGAACCCGACGTCAACCTGGCGGCGGCGACTGGGGGCGCCGGACGGAACCGGAAGTCGCCCCTTCGGGGAGTGCGGAGACTCGAAGCCGCCGGAAGATGCTCCGTTTCTTGTAGTGATGCCGCTCCATCCGGTGCAGGATGTCCACCAGGGCACGGAGCGCTTGCTCCATGTGGGCGCCCTTGTTCAGCATCACGCACTCGGCGGCGACGCTGGCCGCGGCATCGGTGACCTCGGCGCGCGACGGGACGCCGGTCCGGGCGAGGGTGTCGAGCACCTGCGTCGCCCAGATGGCGGGGACATGCGACGCCTCGCAGAGCCAGAGGATCTCCTCCTGCACTTCGGCGAGCCGTTCGAAGCCGAGCTCTATGGCAAGGTCGCCACGGGCGATCATCACGGCGAGTGGCGGACGGCGCATGGCTTCGAGCAGGATGTGCGGCAGGTTCTCGAACCCCGCCTTGGTCTCGATCTTCAGCACGATCCCGAGATCCCGTCGTGGCAGGAGCGTGTCCAACGCTTCGTGCAGCGCGTGGACGTCGGCAGGCGTCCGGACGAACGACAGACCGACGAGGTCGGCGTGACGTGCGACGAACCTCAGATGCTCGCAGTCGTCTGCACCGAGGGCCGGTACCGGCATCGGGCTGTCGGGGAGATTGATGCCCTTCTCCGCCCGAAGCTTCGCCGTCGGTCGGGAGGTGTGGCGAACGCGTACGTAGACGTCTCCACCCTTCATCCGTTCCACTACGCCTTCGATCGCGCCGTCGTCGAACAGCACGCGATGGCCGATCGCGACCCCGGCGAGCGCCTCGGGTAGCGTGCACGACACGAGTGCGGGCTCGAGCACGCGCCCCCGCGCATTGCGGCGCGCGCCGCGCCCCTGGACGTCGCGGGGAGTGACGACGAGGAGGTCGCCCGCTTCGAGTGGGAGCGACGCTTTCGAGGCGCCACCGATCCGGACGAAGCCGTGTCGCAGGAGCCGCCCGCGCCGCTCGTGCGCGAACCGCGTCTTCTCGATGACGTACGCTCGCTGGC is a window encoding:
- a CDS encoding L,D-transpeptidase: MGERRLYLIHGDPRTPAESFPIAVGREGHETPIGKFQVEDMIEHPDFAKIDPNDHAHVIARIPPGPTNPLGERWIRFAHGDGWETGIHGTPHPELLGKPVSGGCVRMRNADVVRVYEHVRIGTPV
- a CDS encoding pyruvate kinase yields the protein MTPGTTIDQAAKHPAGVSGRSPRKGPGSPRAPRSDSALVLRAVAQQLARLEDHLRDVEAKLHPVLSKVHPEWVESARNLVHYAALRQHDLREVQLLLQQHGLSSLGRSESFVMASLLAVRMRVAESLLASGTVESSELGTIATRSGAALSGPTAEFLLHAHTHDALGPKPEGRHVYVMVTAPGVAEADAAWLARMLRAGMNVLRINTVHEGPAEWTRILDALAVARRETGRECRVLMDLAGPKIRTGSIAEETRVATWKLRRNHLGRLLEPATVVLRPAVREDATAEGPMLILDDGWFAQLRCGDVLRFRDTRDKRRALVIRRIAGGEAVAEVRQRAYVIEKTRFAHERRGRLLRHGFVRIGGASKASLPLEAGDLLVVTPRDVQGRGARRNARGRVLEPALVSCTLPEALAGVAIGHRVLFDDGAIEGVVERMKGGDVYVRVRHTSRPTAKLRAEKGINLPDSPMPVPALGADDCEHLRFVARHADLVGLSFVRTPADVHALHEALDTLLPRRDLGIVLKIETKAGFENLPHILLEAMRRPPLAVMIARGDLAIELGFERLAEVQEEILWLCEASHVPAIWATQVLDTLARTGVPSRAEVTDAAASVAAECVMLNKGAHMEQALRALVDILHRMERHHYKKRSIFRRLRVSALPEGATSGSVRRPQSPPPG